TCACAAGTTCTACGAAGAGTTCAACATGCCTGTAATCTGTATTCCCGGCACTATCGACAATGACCTTCCTGGTACGGATTATACTATAGGATACGATACTGCCACCAATACTGCGGTAGAAGCCATTGACAAGATCCGTGACACAGCCCTGTCTCACAACAGACTCTTTTTTATAGAGGTTATGGGACGGGATTCCGGTTATATTGCCATCAACAGTGGTATTGCCGGAGGAGCAATAGCTGCAATCATCCCAGAAGAGAAAATGACCACTGATGAACTGATAGCTATGCTGGATAAAAGTGACAAACGCTCAAGTCTGGTAATAGTCGCCGAGGGAGGAAAAAGTGGAAGTGCAATTGAAATAGCTAAACAAGTCAATGAAAAATTTAGTTATTATGATACAAAAGTAACTATATTAGGTCACTTACAGCGGGGAGGTTCACCATCCTATTTTGACAGGGTGTTGGCCAGCAAGATGGGTATAGCTGCTATTGAAGGGTTGATCCAGGGCAAAACTGATGTCATGGTAGGCGTTCGTGACAAGACCATGGTATACAATGATTTTAAAACCACCATGAATAAGGATCGTGAGATTGAACCCGAATTATTAAGAATAGCTAAAATCTTGTCTATATGATATTAATTGGCATAAGCGGCTCCACAAAATGCGACTGGCGGCTTGTAGAGGACGCTAAAATCTTAAAACAGGTAAGCACGGATGGCATTAACCCCTTCTTCCATAGTGAGGAAAAGGTTGCTGAAACCATCAAATCTGCAGGAGAACTTGCCAGCCACTTCGATGATATTGAAGTAGTGTTTATTTATAGCGCAGGCTGTGGCAGCAAAAGCCTGCAGTCTATCGTTAAAAGAGCCCTATCCAAGGTAATCCCCAAGGCCCATCATTATGTAAATCATGACATAGTAGCCTCTGCCCTGGCCACATACGAAGGCGTACCGAACATATCGTGTATCTTAGGCACAGGTTCAAATTCATGCTATTTTGATGGTGATATTGTAAGGCAGGAAACTCCGGCGCTTGATTACATTCTCGGAGATCAGGGAGGCGGCAGCTATTATGGTAAAAAACTGCTGAATGCCTATCTCTACAAACAGCTACCGCCACACCTTCACGATGCTTTCTCAGAAAAGTACAACCTCACCAAGGATGAAATACTTGAGAATGTATACATGAGGCCCTATGCCAATGTATACCTGGCTTCATTCATGAAATTTATTGAAGAGTACAAAGAAGATGAATACTTCCAAAACGTGCTCCATGAGGGTATGAGCGAATTTATGGATCTTTATGTTGTCCCTTTCAGCAAACACCAAACGATCAAGACTCATTTTACCGGTGCTATTTCATACATCTTCCAGGACATACTCAAGCCTGTTGCAGAAGAGAAAGGCATCCTGGTAGGGAAGATCATAAAAGAACCTATCAATGACCTGGTACAATATCACATTAAAAAACATTATCAAAAATCATGAAGGAAGTAACAGTCGGCATTGATATAGGTGGTACAAACACTAAATTCGGCATCGTTGACAGCGCTGGCACT
This region of Fulvivirga ulvae genomic DNA includes:
- the pfkA gene encoding 6-phosphofructokinase — translated: MSTEIKKIAVFTSGGDAPGMNAAIRAVVRASIYYDKEVFAVYRGYEGMIDNDIVPLDARSVGNIIQRGGTILKSARSKEFRTPEGRKQAYDNLRARGIDALVGIGGDGTFTGLHKFYEEFNMPVICIPGTIDNDLPGTDYTIGYDTATNTAVEAIDKIRDTALSHNRLFFIEVMGRDSGYIAINSGIAGGAIAAIIPEEKMTTDELIAMLDKSDKRSSLVIVAEGGKSGSAIEIAKQVNEKFSYYDTKVTILGHLQRGGSPSYFDRVLASKMGIAAIEGLIQGKTDVMVGVRDKTMVYNDFKTTMNKDREIEPELLRIAKILSI